In the genome of Rhodospirillales bacterium RIFCSPLOWO2_02_FULL_58_16, one region contains:
- a CDS encoding TIGR02391 family protein, with protein MLPKALLHPVIVEKALVSFTRGEYDTAVFQAFKQVEIAVREAGGYSDKDFGMPLARKAFDPKKGPLSDMDIPEGEREGLQSLVAGALGSYKNPHSHRSVTIEDPTDAVEMIMLASHILRIVDSRLSKDVGTSPASTI; from the coding sequence GCATCCTGTTATCGTTGAGAAGGCCTTGGTGAGCTTCACGAGGGGGGAATACGACACTGCAGTTTTCCAGGCGTTCAAACAGGTCGAAATCGCTGTCCGCGAGGCTGGTGGGTATTCAGACAAGGATTTTGGGATGCCTCTGGCCCGCAAGGCTTTTGATCCGAAGAAGGGGCCGCTTTCGGATATGGATATACCCGAAGGCGAGAGGGAGGGGTTGCAGTCGCTAGTTGCCGGCGCCCTCGGCTCATACAAAAATCCGCACTCGCACCGTTCCGTGACAATTGAAGACCCAACTGACGCTGTTGAGATGATTATGCTCGCCAGTCACATCCTGCGGATTGTGGATTCAAGGCTGTCGAAGGACGTTGGGACTTCTCCAGCCTCGACCATTTGA
- a CDS encoding transposase, producing MTAPMVLDGPMNGDWFKAYIEQVLAPGLAPGEIVVMDNLPSHKVARVREAIKAVGAFLLYLPPYSPDLNPIELAFSKLKALLRKAAARSVDDLWRVIAESLDKFPPHECANFLKHAGYDRHQS from the coding sequence TTGACGGCTCCGATGGTTCTGGATGGCCCCATGAATGGGGACTGGTTCAAGGCCTACATAGAACAGGTGCTTGCTCCCGGTCTGGCCCCCGGCGAAATCGTGGTCATGGACAACTTGCCCAGCCATAAGGTTGCGAGGGTGCGCGAGGCAATCAAAGCGGTGGGCGCATTCCTGCTCTACCTGCCGCCCTATTCCCCGGACCTCAATCCCATCGAACTCGCATTTTCGAAGCTCAAGGCCCTATTGCGAAAAGCCGCAGCAAGATCCGTAGACGACCTATGGCGCGTCATCGCCGAATCGCTCGACAAATTCCCCCCTCACGAATGCGCCAACTTCCTTAAACATGCCGGATATGATCGGCATCAATCCTGA